One Xenopus tropicalis strain Nigerian chromosome 8, UCB_Xtro_10.0, whole genome shotgun sequence genomic window carries:
- the LOC116407080 gene encoding protein kinase C theta type-like, whose product MFHFFLFPFSNELGAKTHMGDFQLHKLLGAGNFGRVYLAEQKQTRKKVAIKMIPREKVCDALAVRGVMREKEILELAKKKNHPFLIGLVTYFETQHDMCLAMDYASGGDLSSVMTRTLSIETSV is encoded by the exons atgtttcatttctttttattccctTTCAGCAATGAGCTTGGTGCCAAGACACATATGGGAGACTTCCAGCTCCATAAACTCCTGGGTGCAGGAAATTTTGGAAGG GTGTACCTTgcagaacaaaaacaaacaagaaagAAAGTTGCCATTAAAATGATACCACGCGAAAAAGTCTGTGATGCTCTCGCAGTTCGAGG TGTAATGCGAGAGAAAGAAATCCTAGAATTGGCAAAGAAAAAGAACCATCCCTTCCTTATTGGTTTGGTCACCTACTTTGAAACACAACACGATATGTGTTTAGCAATGGACTATGCTTCCGGTGGTGACTTATCCAGTGTGATGACCCGCACTTTGAGTATAGAAACTAGTGTGTAA